The nucleotide sequence TCAATTCTTTTCTTCTATTTGAAAAGACAAGAGTTCCTGCCAGTTGCACGAAAAAAAGCTACTCCACAAGTTAAGTTGAGTTCATATGGTGGCAACAGGTCAGCTTTGTTCTTTCTAGGGCAGACACTGTGCTGTTGTGATCTGAAGGTGCTTTGTGTTTTCTCACTCTTTTGTTAGCTCACTAAATTAGGATTTAAGTACTCTCCCCTCCATAATACAATTGCTGATTGCCTGATTAGCACCACCCCAAAAACAAGCAACAGTGCCAAATCTTTTGCTTCAGTGCTGCTTGGCACCACTGCTGCTGGGGTTAAGAGGGGAAAATTTGGGTGCTTTTCATGCATGTGATTGGTGCAGAGAGAGATTCCATGATGCTCCCAACATGGAACTTTCGCCAGCTCTAACCTACAAGAATTTTTTTTTAGACCACAGGCAGGCTGTAATGTAAAAATCCTCAGATTGGTGACTAGACTAAATGAAAGGAAGGCCCTATCAGATCAGGATGCGGCGCGGCCTTTTCCTCTCCTGAGATGTATATGAATGGTCCTTTTAGCTCTGAGTTTTCAGATGTCACATTTTCTGCACAAGAATAGTTATATTAGTAGAAAATAGCAAGGGCAATGGCTGCATCAATAAAGCACAAATCTTATGGAAATAGTACCACATTTGTTGGGTTATGAGAGGTTTGTACAGACCATGAGACCATTCTTCAGAAAATAAAGTTAGACGCAGCAGTGGTCATCCTGAAAAGAATGATGCTGCACACTGATTGAACTGGATGGCAGTGACCTCCTCTTTCCAGGGCAGGTTTGAGACACTGAAAGGTGGGCACTCATATGTGCTGTCTGCAAAACTAGCTTGTATTCAAGtgtttcttttcatgttgcatGAGATGTCTATGCTCTCAGGCATATACCATATTGCAATCCCAACTGCTCGGATGGCAATGCGTAATCCGCCCATAAAATAGTTCGTCGCATCTGTTTCCACATGAAGGGATAGAAAGAAGGGTCGCCATTACCAAAAGGTGGTTTGGATCAGCATCAAATTACCAAAAGGTGGTTTGGATCAGCATCAAATAAACAAAGCCAAGCTCCACAAGGGTCTAAAAATACCACACAAGCATAGATAAGATGTGCTTATCCAATGAAGAAGAAATGAAGAATTACCAGGTTGTGTGCCACACACATAAACCACAACTTATCATTGCACATAAATAAATTTACAAATACTGGAAGCAAAACCATCTCCCATGTATATATATTGTGGAAAAAGATGGCTCAAACAGAATGTTACTGCTCTCAAACAAACATACCTGTCATACACATACAATATATAACAGTAACGAGCATACAAGCCGTCATCAGTAAGAGGCGACCTTTGAGAACACAAGGATTGTTCTTTTCATATCTGGAATACGTTTGTCTGGAACCTCTCGTCGTATAACTGCCAGTGCCCGTACCTCTCCATGTGGAAGGCCGACCTCGGTATGTAAAAGTTGGGCTTAACCAGCGTCTCCAGGTTCTTCAGGTTAGCAGCAGCCTGCTCTATCCCCCTGCTCGTCAAATTCGCACAGCCAAACAGGTCCAGGACCTCCAGCTCCTTGCATCCTTCTGCGATCGAGTTGAGGCCGACGCCAGATAGCTTTGCAAACCTGAGCACGAGTTGTTTAAGCTTCGGCATGGACCTCGAGATCGCTATTGCTTCCCTGTCGCCGTCCTGGGGGCATGCTCTTAGATACTCTGCTGGAACTGTTCGAGCATGCTCTGATGAATCAAGCCAGTTGAATATGCTCCTCTTAAGGACCACGAGGTTAGGGCAGCTCTGCCCAATCACCTCGAGTGACTTGTATGAAACCTCGTAGCAGTAGCTGATGTCCAATTCTGTAAGCATAGGACAGCAGGACGCAACAGTGAGCATTGATCGGTCAGTTACGCCCGGGCAGCTTTGGATGGAAAGGATGCTGAGCTGTGGGGAGCTGCATATGAATGAACGAATCAATAAACTCAGAATGATACATCCAATCCAAGCGAAAAGATGGGACCAGTTAGTCATACATATGGACacgtcaaaaccaagcaaatagttGTCGCCACTCTTATTGCCCCAGAAACAACTATGGACCATGAGAAGGGTTTTGATTAACATCATCAGGTAAGGGGATCACATTAAGATGCGAGTTGACACAGTATATGATCTATCATTTCCATTCAGTGTCATCTTTGCTTCATGGCCTAAATTCTCAAAACGCGAAAAACATTCCACAACAAGTATACTTCTCTAACACCACATTCTTGTGACAAACAGGGGTTATTACAACATAGTAGGTTGCCAGAGCTGGTTTCGAAATAGTCAGTAGTGTGGTAATCAATAAAGCTAGCAGCCTATATAAACATCATCAGCCAACAGATCTCCTCAAAATGTGAATTAAACACCTCCAGcctatataaacaattattattttcCATGGAATTAGTTAAGCTCCATGGATAGTTATGTCAATGGTTTAGGAGCCCCGTGCCTTTTCCATTGCAGTGGTTCATATGTCACTTCGCTGTCTATACCACCACTAACATCTTCCTACATGGAACGAATCTCGTTTGGATTTCTATATCGAGCCTCCATCCACAGAGGAAGCCAATTGGATTTATGTTTACACAAGTGAACGGGTGAGGCCTGGAAGGACGATTCAGAGCAGCGGGAGGAGGATTGTAATAAGGTTGCGCGAACCTCTTGGCGGCGAAGGCTAGGGCGTCGTCGGAGCAGTGCCGGACCCGGACCTCGCGGAGCTccccggcggcgagcgaggcggcggagcGGAGCATGGCGTCGACGCGGCGCTGGAAGGCGGGCGTCCACCACTCGGCGGCGTCGGCGCCGACGGCCTCGAAGGCCGGGCCGAGGTCGAGCGCGGCGAAGAGCGCCGGCCGGGAGCGCGCGGCCGCCCGCCAGGAGCGGCAGCACGCCATGGCGCCGCGCCACAGGTCCTCCAGGCCCAGCCGCGAGAACGCCTCCGCCAGGCACACCGGCGTCAAATCCGCCCagtccctctccccctcctccccctccggcgccgcctcgcctcccgTCGCCATCTCGCCTCCGCTCGCTTTTCTCTTCGGGTTTTCTTCCCTTTGGGGATCCGGGAGGAAGACGAAAGCTCCGGAGATATTTGCCATTTTGCCGTGCCGCGCCACGCCGCTCTCCACACGAGTCGTGTGTTGTCGACACTTGCTGCGACGTGCGGATTTCTTGCGCCCGGGCTCGATGGAGCCCTGTTTTTCGAAAATTCGAAAATCTAATTTAAAGGACTCAAAAGATTCCAGGAAAAGAAAATAAAGGAACATTAAGATGTAGAGTATACTGCATTTCCATGCTCCACTTACATTGCTGGCCATGTGAGCATGATAATAATGACCTAATGTATTATTTTCCCCTTTTAGAGCATCTCTAGTCAATCCCATCTAATTTAGCATCTCAAACGGCCTCTCAGATTTAGCCGAAATCACTATTATGACCCTTTCAACGAACTTTGTCACAAAATGAATTCGACGTGAAAGTGTTTCACGATCTGACCTTTTTAGCAATGTCATAGCCCGCGGCGTTTCTGCCCAAAATAAAAACGCCGAGGTAGCTAGCGTTTTTGATCAAAGAAGAAACGCCGAGGTAACTAGCGTTACGGACTAGGTAAGAAACGCCAAAGGGGCTGGCGTTGCTACCCATCATTACAACGTCAATGACCATGGCGTTGCTGCCCTCTTTGGTCATAATTAATTAGCCTTATTAGTTAGGCTGTTCATCCACATTCCACATGCACATGAAAAAGGGCAGCAACGCCATGGTCATTGGCGTTTCAATGATGGGCAGAAACGCCAGCGCCTTTGGTGTTTCTTACCTGGTCCGCAACGCTAGCTACCACGACGTTTCTTCTTTGATCAGAAACGCTAGCTACCTCGGCGTTTTTATTATGGGCAAAAACGCCGCGGGATGTGGCATTGCTAAAAGtgtcagatcgtgaaatactttcacgtCGAGTTTATTTTGTGACAAAGTTCGTTGAAAGGGTCAGAATAGTAAAAAAGTCCCTCAGATTTGGACTCCTTATATTTAAGGAGTTGAATAAAAATGGCTCCCATCTAACCTCACTAAAAAAACTTTATCAAGCGTCATAAATATTAATTTATgtgctacttcctccgttccaaaatagatgatccaactttatctagatgcagaggtcgggggtcctcctccatttttTTAAAAAGATTctattttagaatggagggagtacattacaGTTTTTTTTGACTGACCCAATATCAGTGGCTTGTACTCCATAAGACCCTCACAACTAGATGGGATACATTGGTTCGGTGCAACCATTACGAACCCATACGCAAATCAGGCAGAGGTTTACGGGAGTTTGGACATCCGCCACGTCTCACCGGAACCCTATTTGTGTGAAATGGTTGTCGCAGATTCATGCCGCTCAGGCTGCTCCAGAGCGAATGTGACTCAACGGCACTGGTGCCATTcatagtgtaacacccacgatgtggctatatctcccacgtgtcgaggcacgactttgaggcataaccgcattgtggttttgtcgcaaaaagggtcatcttcacacaatcccatgtaatgaacaagaaagaagtaaatagagttggcttacaatcgccacttcacacaacgaACAAATAAAttatacatcattcagagtacacagatagtccgactacggacaaatccaaaagaaaaaaagataacccgaaatgctagatccctgatcgtctcAACTGGGCTCCCCTAcggatcatcaggaaaagacacgtagtaacgaccaaggtcctcgtcgaactcccacttgagttcggtagcatcacctgcactgctatcatcggcacctgcaactgttttgatagtatctatgagtcacgaggactcagcaatctcaaaacccgcgagatcaagactatttaagcttatgggtaggataaggtgaTGAGGTGGAATTGCAgtaagcgctaagcaaatatggtggctaacacacgcaaataagagtaagatgagaaactacgcaatggtcgtgaagctagaagtaaTCCTGacactacttacgttcaaacataacccaaaccgtgttcaattcccggagtccgccgaaaaaagaccatcacggctacacacacggttaatgcattttaaataagtcaagtgtcaagttctctgcaaccggatattaacaaattcccatctgtcacataaccgcgggcacggctctcggaagtttataccctgtaggggtgtcccaacttagcccattataagctcacgatccgcggagacaatcctccatcacgggacatccgatcagactcgggatcccggtgcacaagacatttcgacaatggtgaaacaaaaccagcaagacctcccggtgtgccgacaaatcacgataggagccgcacgtatcccattttcagggcacaacggatgggcaagacgttgggttggctgagaccctggttgcccagggggcgccggacatcgcccaggttggaccaacactcagaggagtattggcccgggggttgattaaaaatactagggttccggagaaaatcccctatttaagttttagttgttattaggcaaatggaaaaccaatgttgggccttgctggaagagttttattcaaagcaaactgtctagagggtcccatacccctcaccatgttagggacgcaaaatcaaggaacatagcaccggtatgacggaaactagggcgacaagagtggaacaaaacaacaggcataaggccgagccttccatcctttaccaagtatatagatgcattaatta is from Triticum aestivum cultivar Chinese Spring chromosome 1B, IWGSC CS RefSeq v2.1, whole genome shotgun sequence and encodes:
- the LOC123107064 gene encoding F-box protein SKIP1, encoding MATGGEAAPEGEEGERDWADLTPVCLAEAFSRLGLEDLWRGAMACCRSWRAAARSRPALFAALDLGPAFEAVGADAAEWWTPAFQRRVDAMLRSAASLAAGELREVRVRHCSDDALAFAAKSSPQLSILSIQSCPGVTDRSMLTVASCCPMLTELDISYCYEVSYKSLEVIGQSCPNLVVLKRSIFNWLDSSEHARTVPAEYLRACPQDGDREAIAISRSMPKLKQLVLRFAKLSGVGLNSIAEGCKELEVLDLFGCANLTSRGIEQAAANLKNLETLVKPNFYIPRSAFHMERYGHWQLYDERFQTNVFQI